The following are from one region of the Oncorhynchus masou masou isolate Uvic2021 chromosome 24, UVic_Omas_1.1, whole genome shotgun sequence genome:
- the LOC135512188 gene encoding storkhead-box protein 1-like isoform X2, which translates to MSPVPQSQFIPLAEVLCCVISDMNSSNITVSQDALISHMTKAHQGMTIPTQDILYTALGSLIKERKIYHTGEGYFIVTPQTYFITNSLVREKSWWTSGSGDNELPSPPPITYLLSNDTLESHPQSPLVTHCKSCSCFAPAQNVTNAATTATIAAMVPPSVPDQHSVSVSISECTGKSLKWPRDHKPQVQHQSTSTAADYQISEVSKTTTATSTATSRKDKDKDGKEKLGRRFGLSLFRRNGGKKEKVKKEYALFSGQFPPEEWPVRDEEDLNNLPRDLEHAIIRRINPELTVDNLTRHTVLMKKLEERGGERGMETERRGERGVERDRGLHKGDRVDRGDKGVDKGMSTEILNCSKPRHHQSSRARVGAGAGGRRSTSKASRTKRRAHSSREKRRDRLKTKAPVCVDVDPDGEDLVPSCLRPKVPIDELDHREEPGAVEGKSLYKKRIDNPFDGQPPGTDTATTQTVAPTMTHKEQRRREGKEAKEGKEGKTSGGGRREPAGHRSKSWDPHKAKATAADTQYAGKSHTAKDRSCDRLHERVFTTEPLLLPLSDTKPPSELPLDYSSAYPQSSTLRMDDKVRYQREGKNRGRKSREGGKEKEGKHRPTQQVEYGSTTDHRHPAVTIQTLDSDANLPSTHPYDSVPAHPYDQAMPWPKPAVHRRHSFKHTDTQGDLTHRPDLLSSHQQACSTTPKQHGLVHSSGVSRAHRSPGHGQRASDGLAVESNGFMIESDEFIEDDHRFYQRAEEEDEDACSSLYLSEEGVIDNREVYQTHLSHYRDSQSLYHDPKTIYQDTITHYHNQPHSPYHEPQPHCPNPHSLQGDWNSTFPGEHSSTIHQDPPLSPHSPQRQEEERWFRVSGSTHNHRSHTSPGIHSDPIPRRRAPIPGERRQDASLSLEAPEGLEPPEAADSSIFDYCQTSEVDSDAETLHKSADEGDRESSHWGCGVEEEEEKGGFETLGERGGPQTSSASLGMPSGAGRGEIMGEAGESQSNTGDSGIDSPRTRVCLATNNTGILESLNRQGFLQNLEKLHSKSSAMRPQSSLLQLTPVMNV; encoded by the exons ATGTCTCCAGTACCCCAGTCTCAGTTCATCCCTCTAGCCGAGGTCCTATGCTGTGTCATCTCTGACATGAACTCCTCCAACATCACCGTCAGCCAGGATGCCCTCATCAGTCACATGACCAAGGCTCACCAAG GGATGACCATCCCTACTCAAGACATCCTGTACACCGCTCTGGGCTCGTTGATCAAAGAGAGGAAGATCTACCACACAGGAGAGGGCTACTTCATTGTCACTCCTCAGACCTACTTCATCACCAACAGCCTGGTGAGAGAGAAGAGCTGGTGGACCTCAGGGTCTGGAGACAATGAGttgccctcccctccccccatcacCTACCTGCTCAGTAATGACACTCTGGAGAGCCACCCACAGTCCCCCCTGGTGACCCACTGCAAGTCCTGCAGCTGCTTTGCTCCTGCCCAGAATGTGACCAATGCTGCTACTACGGCCACTATAGCTGCCATGGTTCCTCCATCTGTCCCAGACCAGCACTCGGTTTCTGTTTCTATTAGCGAGTGCACAGGGAAGAGCCTGAAGTGGCCTCGAGACCATAAGCCTCAAGTCCAGCACCAGTCGACCTCGACGGCCGCAGACTACCAGATTAGTGAGGTCAGCAAGACCACTACGGCTACCAGCACTGCCACTAGCCGTAAGGACAAAGACAAAGATGGCAAGGAGAAACTAGGGAGGAGGTTTGGCCTTAGCCTCTTCAGGAGGAACGGAGGGAAGAAGGAGAAAGTGAAGAAAGAATATGCCTTGTTCTCAGGTCAGTTCCCTCCGGAGGAGTGGCCAGTGAGGGACGAGGAGGATCTGAACAATCTGCCCAGAGACCTGGAGCATGCCATCATCAGACGCATCAACCCTGAGCTCACTGTTGACAACCTGACACGCCACACTGTACTAATGAAGaaactggaggagagaggaggggagagagggatggaaacgGAAAGACGAGGGGAAAGAGGGGTGGAAAGGGACAGAGGGTTGCACAAGGGGGACAGGGTTGACAGAGGGGATAAGGGTGTGGACAAGGGCATGTCCACTGAGATCCTAAACTGCTCCAAGCCCAGACACCACCAGTCCTCCCGAGCCAGAGTAGGAGCaggggctgggggcaggagatCTACCTCCAAGGCCTCTCGCACTAAGAGaagggcccattcctccagagagaaacggagagaccGGCTGAAGACTAAGGCcccagtgtgtgtggatgtggACCCAGACGGGGAGGACCTGGTCCCCTCTTGCCTCAGACCAAAGGTCCCTATTGATGAATTAGACCACAGAGAGGAGCCAGGAGCGGTGGAGGGGAAAAGCCTCTATAAGAAACGCATTGACAACCCCTTTGATGGTCAACCACCTGGGACAGATACAGCCACAACCCAGACTGTGGCACCTACTATGACCCAcaaagaacagaggaggagagagggaaaggaagcgaaggaggggaaagagggaaagacttcaggaggagggaggagagaaccagCGGGACACCGCTCCAAATCCTGGGACCCGCACAAAGCAAAAGCAACCGCTGCTGACACACAGTATGCTGGGAAGTCTCATACAGCCAAGGACAGGTCATGTGACCGTCTCCACGAGAGGGTGTTCACCACCGAacccctcctcctgcccctctcTGACACCAAACCACCCAGTGAATTACCGTTGGACTACAGCTCGGCTTACCCACAGAGCAGCACACTAAGGATGGACGACAAGGTTAGATatcagagggagggaaagaacagagggaggaagagcagggagggagggaaggagaaggagggaaagCATAGACCGACACAGCAAGTAGAATATGGCAGTACAACAGACCATAGACACCCAGCAGTAACAATCCAAACCCTGGACTCTGATGCCAACCTCCCTAGTACCCACCCCTATGACTCAGTCCCTGCACACCCGTACGACCAGGCCATGCCTTGGCCAAAGCCTGCTGTGCATCGCAGGCACTCcttcaaacacacagacacacagggagacctAACCCACAGGCCTGACCTGCTCTCCTCACACCAACAGGCCTGCAGTACCACCCCCAAACAGCATGGGCTGGTACACAGCAGTGGTGTCAGTAGAGCCCACAGGAGTCCAGGGCATGGGCAAAGGGCAAGTGATGGGTTAGCAGTGGAGAGTAATGGCTTTATGATAGAGAGTGATGAGTTTATAGAAGATGATCACAGGTTTTACCAGAGAGCAGAGGAAGAAGATGAGGATGCCTGTAGTTCTCTGTATCTGAGTGAGGAGGGAGTCATTGACAACAGAGAGGTCTATCAAACACACCTGTCTCATTATCGTGACTCTCAATCCCTCTACCACGATCCTAAGACCATATACCAAGACACTATCACCCACTACCACAACCAACCTCACTCCCCTTACCACGAGCCCCAACCCCACTGTCCCAACCCCCATTCCCTCCAAGGAGACTGGAATAGCACTTTTCCGGGGGAACACTCTTCCACTATCCACCAAGACCCCCCTCTGTCCCCCCACAGCCCCcaaagacaggaagaggagaggtggttCAGGGTGAGCGGCTCTACCCATAACCACCGCAGCCACACGTCCCCAGGAATCCACAGTGATCCCATCCCCAGACGAAGAGCTCCAATCCCGGGGGAGCGAAGACAGGACGCCAGCCTCTCCCTGGAAGCTCCAGAGGGTTTAGAGCCACCTGAGGCGGCAGACAGCAGCATCTTTGACTACTGCCAGACCAGCGAGGTGGACTCGGATGCTGAGACCCTCCATAAATCAGCAGACGAGGGGGACAGGGAGTCATCTCACTGGGGGtgtggagtagaggaggaggaggaaaagggcgGCTTTGAGaccctgggggagagaggaggccctCAGACCTCAAGTGCCAGTCTGGGCATGCCCAGTGGAGCTGGACGGGGAGAGATAATGGGGGAGGCGGGGGAGAGTCAGAGCAACACAGGAGACAGCGGGATAGACTCGCCACG GACCCGTGTTTGTCTGGCAACTAACAACACAGGGATTCTGGAGAGTCTAAATAGGCAAGGTTTCCTACAGAACCTGGAGAAACTGCACTCCAAGAGCTCAGCCATGCGACCACAAAGCTCTCTGCTACAGCTCACACCCGTCATGAACGTATGA